Proteins encoded in a region of the Rhodoligotrophos appendicifer genome:
- a CDS encoding ABC transporter permease → MTQIRAGSTAFRLSSAGWLVLPAVLLLAAFFVYPVFWLLMRSFSQPEWGVQNYQALVERTVYARVLWNTISISGLTTIGCLLIGYPLAYTMATASERTRRILIFVVLIPFWTSLLVRTFAWMVILQKQGLINDLLMDLGLISAPLALIYNRAGVLIGMIQILLPFMIFPLFAVMVRIDQSYSSAAATLGAPPMRNFFRIYLPLSMPGIISGSTLVFVSALGYYITPALLGGPADLMIAQLIERQIATFGNWGVAGALSLVLLATTVLILGLVQRFAGVRTAWGR, encoded by the coding sequence GTGACCCAGATAAGAGCAGGATCGACGGCGTTCAGGCTTTCCAGCGCAGGCTGGCTGGTGCTGCCGGCCGTCCTGCTTCTGGCCGCGTTCTTCGTCTATCCGGTGTTCTGGCTGCTCATGCGCAGCTTCTCCCAACCCGAATGGGGCGTGCAGAACTACCAGGCCCTGGTCGAGCGCACCGTCTATGCGCGCGTGCTCTGGAACACGATCTCGATCTCCGGGCTCACCACCATAGGCTGCCTGCTAATCGGCTATCCGCTCGCCTATACCATGGCGACGGCGAGCGAGAGGACGCGGCGCATCCTCATCTTCGTGGTGCTGATTCCATTCTGGACAAGCCTCCTGGTGCGCACCTTCGCCTGGATGGTGATCCTGCAGAAGCAAGGGCTGATCAACGACCTGCTCATGGATCTCGGCCTGATCTCGGCGCCGCTGGCGCTGATCTACAATCGTGCCGGCGTGCTGATCGGCATGATCCAGATCCTCCTGCCGTTCATGATCTTTCCGCTCTTCGCCGTGATGGTGCGCATCGACCAGAGCTATAGCTCGGCCGCCGCCACCCTGGGAGCGCCGCCGATGCGCAATTTCTTCCGGATCTACCTGCCGCTGTCGATGCCGGGGATCATCAGCGGCTCGACCTTGGTGTTCGTCAGCGCGCTGGGCTACTATATCACCCCCGCCCTGCTGGGCGGGCCGGCCGACCTGATGATCGCGCAGCTCATCGAGCGCCAGATCGCGACTTTCGGAAATTGGGGAGTCGCGGGTGCGCTGTCGCTGGTGCTGCTCGCCACGACGGTGCTCATCCTGGGCCTGGTGCAGCGCTTTGCCGGTGTCCGCACCGCATGGGGGCGCTGA
- a CDS encoding ABC transporter permease — protein MSGGTEHWWRRLRAVVCGLTIVYLVAPLIIVLIISFSSAPFLTFPPPGLSLQWYENLFNNPMWFGSLITSVKIMIPTAILATVLGTAASYALARSNFAGKFLVSGFVMAPMIVPVIIIAIGLFGVFRAIGLFGTLTGLIIAHTVLSIPYVFATVSGALSLVDRRLEDAASTLGAPPWTCFRRITLPLILPAILSGLLFAMVVSFDELVVSLFISSPTVRPVTVQMWSNIRGAVDPTIAAVATLLFCFSIFALIAESLARRRSDPSGR, from the coding sequence ATGAGCGGTGGCACGGAACATTGGTGGCGCCGGCTCCGGGCAGTCGTGTGCGGGCTGACGATCGTTTATCTGGTGGCCCCGCTCATCATCGTCCTCATCATCTCGTTCAGCTCGGCGCCGTTCCTGACCTTCCCGCCGCCGGGGCTGTCACTGCAGTGGTACGAGAACCTGTTCAACAACCCGATGTGGTTCGGCTCGCTGATCACGAGCGTCAAGATCATGATCCCCACCGCGATCCTCGCCACGGTGCTGGGCACGGCCGCGTCCTATGCCCTGGCGCGGTCGAACTTCGCGGGCAAGTTCCTGGTCTCGGGTTTCGTCATGGCGCCGATGATCGTGCCGGTCATCATCATCGCCATCGGCCTGTTCGGCGTGTTCCGCGCCATTGGCCTGTTCGGGACGCTCACCGGTCTGATCATCGCGCATACGGTGTTGAGCATTCCCTACGTGTTCGCGACCGTCTCCGGCGCCCTGAGCCTTGTGGATCGCCGCCTTGAGGATGCTGCAAGCACATTGGGCGCGCCGCCCTGGACCTGCTTTCGCCGCATCACCCTGCCGCTGATCCTGCCGGCGATCCTGTCGGGGCTGCTGTTCGCCATGGTCGTCTCCTTCGACGAACTCGTGGTGTCGCTGTTCATCAGCTCGCCCACGGTCCGGCCGGTGACCGTGCAGATGTGGTCGAACATCCGCGGCGCCGTCGACCCGACCATCGCCGCCGTCGCCACCCTGTTGTTCTGCTTCTCGATCTTCGCCCTCATCGCCGAAAGCCTCGCCCGCCGGCGTTCGGATCCTTCAGGAAGGTAA
- a CDS encoding ABC transporter ATP-binding protein, producing the protein MTSDSHTDTILALKGVRKVYGETVAVDDVDLALRKGEFLTFLGPSGSGKTTTLAMVAGLQSPSAGTILLDGQPLGPLPPYQRNIGMVFQHYALFPHMTVAGNVAFPLEMRRLGKAEIRQKVAEALALVGLPDFGARYPSQLSGGQQQRVALARAMVFRPPLLLMDEPLGALDKKLREQMQIEIMRLHRDLQMSVLYVTHDQEEALVMSDRIAVFNKGLIEQMGTAQELYERPVTQFVAGFLGDSNFFVGKITAVDEAGCLVDGPDGRFQARNTAGLKVGDAAVVGVRPERLSLLAEGDARDNMVSARVTEVIYLGQSRKYVMKTKQGTDVTLLEQAGAADTRRISTGDELRLGWVPAEANALAPTI; encoded by the coding sequence ATGACGTCCGATTCCCATACCGACACGATCCTCGCCCTCAAGGGCGTCAGGAAGGTCTATGGCGAGACGGTTGCCGTGGACGATGTGGATCTCGCGCTGCGCAAGGGCGAGTTCCTGACCTTCCTCGGTCCTTCCGGCTCCGGCAAGACAACGACGCTGGCGATGGTCGCGGGACTTCAGAGCCCGAGCGCAGGAACGATCCTGCTCGACGGACAACCCCTGGGGCCACTGCCGCCCTATCAACGCAACATCGGCATGGTGTTCCAGCATTATGCGCTGTTCCCGCATATGACGGTCGCCGGCAATGTCGCCTTTCCCCTGGAGATGCGACGGCTCGGCAAGGCGGAGATCCGTCAGAAGGTCGCCGAAGCCCTTGCCCTGGTGGGGCTGCCGGATTTCGGCGCGCGCTATCCATCGCAGCTCTCCGGGGGCCAGCAGCAACGGGTAGCCCTGGCGCGCGCCATGGTCTTCCGGCCGCCGCTGCTGCTGATGGACGAGCCCTTGGGCGCCCTCGACAAGAAGCTGCGCGAGCAGATGCAGATCGAGATCATGCGGCTGCACCGCGACCTGCAGATGTCCGTCCTCTACGTCACGCACGACCAGGAGGAGGCCCTCGTGATGAGCGATCGGATCGCGGTGTTCAACAAGGGGCTCATCGAGCAGATGGGCACGGCGCAGGAGCTCTATGAGCGCCCGGTCACGCAGTTCGTCGCGGGATTTCTCGGCGATTCCAATTTCTTCGTGGGAAAGATTACCGCGGTCGACGAGGCTGGCTGTCTGGTGGACGGCCCGGATGGGCGCTTCCAGGCCCGCAACACGGCAGGGCTGAAGGTGGGAGACGCCGCCGTCGTGGGGGTTCGGCCGGAACGGCTGTCGCTGCTGGCCGAGGGCGACGCCAGGGACAACATGGTCTCGGCACGGGTGACGGAAGTCATCTATCTCGGCCAATCGCGAAAATACGTCATGAAGACGAAGCAGGGCACCGATGTCACCCTGCTCGAGCAGGCCGGCGCCGCCGATACAAGGCGCATTTCCACCGGCGACGAATTGCGCCTGGGCTGGGTGCCGGCGGAGGCCAATGCGCTGGCCCCGACGATCTGA
- a CDS encoding helix-turn-helix domain-containing protein translates to MRGPLAGRAGGSEGAVAFSHFKGTREIASLINEGSDLQTIFERVVVAICGHTTWSRSGIMAVDRASGYSVLVARCEPQASNEGDLPNRWLLATSPSRIVAETNQPIVIDDAQIRPEYPGYQADALARGYHTAVILPLRCTDEHDRPLVLSVNSERKVFVTAEEEDFLLTICHLVAIAVHKVKSLQEQQEMTARLERTLRVNSSLLERVLGGSSMQTIAGIVETLLQDEIVILDFTTDNTYANRSPTVELISDHEWRLAVKGPLADLLARFVQMSRPNNFRLPVSLDLRPAGIDLDCPVFVEPLQIDGETAGGLIIFPRGGTLNGLDLLMAQEAKLSLSAQLMRTHIDLRRHEGALSELFSRLFEADGVDSRETCSRASRLGVDLNSPARLLMLGEFTGHEGGLGPLVRSLARMAQGANSRAVLVEQSGDLFFHLPSDSDDPQRLLATLGRQLTDMLRWRHGESPVMALGPVCRRPEDYRAARDHCRRLLSLARLFGRRGIVKLEDFGPFAVLLSAVDPTAVRAFVGDMLSRVEAYDREHGGDLTRTTSAFLERGYRYQATADSLGIHVSTLRYRLGRLNELFGLDLEDPQTRFALSLAFHLKSMTGAGSTVPEAE, encoded by the coding sequence ATGAGAGGACCCTTGGCAGGCCGCGCCGGTGGCAGCGAGGGTGCCGTCGCGTTCAGCCACTTCAAGGGAACGCGGGAAATCGCGAGCCTGATCAATGAAGGTTCCGACCTCCAGACCATCTTCGAGCGGGTGGTGGTGGCGATCTGCGGGCATACGACCTGGTCGCGGAGCGGGATCATGGCGGTCGACCGCGCCAGCGGATATTCCGTTCTGGTGGCGCGGTGCGAGCCGCAGGCGTCGAACGAGGGCGATCTGCCGAACCGCTGGCTCCTGGCGACCAGCCCCAGCCGCATCGTCGCCGAGACCAACCAGCCGATCGTCATCGACGATGCGCAGATCAGGCCCGAATATCCGGGCTATCAGGCGGATGCCCTGGCGCGCGGCTATCATACGGCGGTGATCCTGCCGCTGCGCTGTACCGACGAACATGACCGGCCCCTGGTGCTGTCGGTGAATTCGGAACGCAAAGTGTTCGTGACGGCGGAGGAAGAGGATTTCCTGCTGACGATCTGCCATCTGGTGGCGATCGCCGTCCACAAGGTGAAGTCGCTGCAGGAGCAGCAGGAGATGACGGCACGCCTGGAGCGGACGCTGCGGGTCAATTCCAGCCTGCTCGAACGCGTCCTCGGCGGCAGCTCGATGCAGACCATCGCCGGGATCGTGGAGACGCTGCTGCAGGACGAGATCGTGATCCTCGACTTCACGACCGACAATACCTATGCGAACCGCTCCCCGACGGTCGAGCTCATCAGCGATCACGAATGGCGCCTGGCGGTGAAGGGGCCCTTGGCAGACCTGCTCGCCCGCTTCGTCCAGATGAGCCGGCCCAACAATTTTCGGCTGCCGGTCTCCCTCGATCTGCGGCCGGCGGGGATCGACCTGGACTGCCCGGTGTTCGTCGAACCGCTGCAGATCGACGGGGAAACGGCCGGCGGCCTGATCATCTTCCCGCGCGGCGGGACGCTCAATGGCCTCGACCTGCTGATGGCGCAGGAGGCGAAGCTCTCCTTGAGCGCGCAGCTCATGCGGACCCATATCGATCTGCGCCGCCACGAGGGCGCCCTGAGCGAATTGTTCAGCCGGCTGTTCGAGGCCGACGGCGTCGACAGCCGCGAGACCTGCAGTCGCGCCAGCCGGCTCGGGGTCGACCTCAACAGCCCCGCCCGGCTGCTGATGCTGGGGGAGTTCACCGGGCACGAAGGGGGACTGGGACCCCTGGTCCGCAGCCTGGCACGCATGGCCCAGGGCGCCAATAGCCGGGCCGTTCTCGTGGAGCAGAGCGGGGACCTGTTCTTCCATCTGCCCTCGGATAGCGACGACCCGCAGAGACTGCTCGCCACCCTCGGCCGGCAGCTGACAGACATGCTGCGCTGGCGCCATGGGGAGAGCCCGGTGATGGCCCTGGGGCCCGTGTGCCGGAGGCCGGAGGATTATCGTGCAGCGCGCGACCATTGCCGGCGGCTGCTGTCGCTTGCCCGCCTGTTCGGCCGGCGCGGTATCGTGAAACTGGAGGATTTCGGTCCGTTCGCGGTGCTCCTGTCGGCGGTCGATCCCACAGCCGTGCGGGCTTTCGTCGGCGATATGCTGAGCCGCGTCGAGGCCTATGACCGCGAGCATGGCGGAGACCTCACGCGCACCACCAGCGCGTTCCTCGAGCGGGGCTACCGTTATCAGGCGACCGCGGATTCCCTGGGAATCCATGTCTCAACCCTGCGCTATCGGCTGGGGCGTCTCAATGAGCTGTTCGGGCTCGACCTCGAAGACCCGCAGACCCGATTCGCCTTGTCCCTGGCCTTCCATCTGAAATCCATGACGGGTGCCGGTTCGACCGTGCCGGAGGCGGAGTAA
- a CDS encoding DeoR/GlpR family DNA-binding transcription regulator has product MLPRQQTVLDTARQLGRVTVEGLAAQFGVTPQTIRKDLNDLCERKLLIRVHGGAILSSGIENVGYDARRMIARDEKEAIGIAAAGLVPDNASLFVNIGTTTEAVARALLQHHGLMVITNNLNVASLMRGYSQIEVIVAGGVVRHADGGIVGEAAVDFIRQFKVDHAVIGVSAIDKDGALLDYDYREVRVAQAIMSNARNVILVADATKFERSAPVRIGHLSQVDVFVTDRCTTEAVRDVCAASEVRLIETSPGLETDFASA; this is encoded by the coding sequence ATGTTGCCGCGACAACAAACGGTGCTGGATACGGCCCGGCAGCTCGGGCGGGTCACGGTGGAAGGGCTGGCGGCCCAGTTCGGGGTCACGCCGCAGACGATTCGCAAGGACCTGAACGACCTCTGCGAGCGGAAGCTGCTCATCCGGGTCCATGGCGGGGCGATCCTGTCCTCGGGCATCGAGAATGTGGGCTATGACGCACGGCGCATGATCGCGCGCGACGAGAAGGAGGCGATCGGGATCGCGGCGGCGGGCCTGGTTCCCGACAATGCCTCGCTGTTCGTGAATATCGGCACAACCACCGAAGCCGTGGCCCGGGCGCTGCTTCAGCATCATGGGCTGATGGTGATCACCAACAACCTCAATGTCGCCAGCCTGATGCGCGGATATTCACAGATCGAGGTGATCGTGGCCGGCGGCGTGGTGCGGCATGCGGATGGCGGCATCGTGGGGGAAGCGGCCGTGGACTTCATCCGCCAGTTCAAGGTCGACCATGCCGTGATCGGGGTGTCGGCCATCGACAAGGACGGCGCCCTGCTGGACTACGATTATCGCGAAGTGAGGGTCGCCCAGGCGATCATGTCGAATGCGCGCAACGTCATCCTGGTGGCGGACGCCACCAAGTTCGAACGCTCCGCGCCGGTGAGGATCGGCCATCTCTCGCAAGTGGATGTCTTCGTCACCGACCGCTGCACGACGGAGGCGGTCCGAGACGTCTGTGCAGCCTCGGAAGTGCGGCTGATCGAAACCTCGCCCGGCCTGGAGACGGATTTCGCCTCCGCATAA
- the glpD gene encoding glycerol-3-phosphate dehydrogenase, with translation MQNGIVDIAVIGGGINGCGIARDAAGRGLSVFLCEKGDLAGSTSSASTKLIHGGLRYLEYYEFRLVREALIEREVLLRAAPHIIWPLRFVLPHHKGLRPAWLIRLGLFLYDHLGGRKLLPPSRSLDLRTDVAGRPLKPDFVKAMEYSDCWVDDARLVALTAMDAKARGADIRTRSELVAARRGAESWTLTLRDAGPGAAERIEARVLVNAAGPWVSRILSDQIGQTGHSHVRLVKGSHIVVRKLFDHDRAYIFQNADNRIVFAIPYEHDFTLIGTTDVDYVGDPGTPTITPEEIDYLCTLANDYFVRPISAEDVVRTYSGVRPLYDDGASDAQAATRDYVLELDDAQGQAPLLTVYGGKITTFRRLSEHALEKLEPCFPGLPAPWTHEAPLPGGDFPVDGYDALVARLIENCPSCPAKLAQRLVRAYGTRAARMLEGVRTEADWGRRFGADLTEREVRYLMDNEWAQTAEDVVWRRSKLGYRMSAAEIEALDAWMRIARGLEPAQAQAAKVGAET, from the coding sequence GTGCAGAACGGCATTGTCGACATCGCCGTCATCGGCGGCGGCATCAATGGCTGCGGTATCGCCCGCGATGCGGCCGGGCGCGGATTGTCGGTGTTCCTGTGCGAGAAGGGGGACCTTGCCGGCAGCACCTCCTCGGCCTCCACCAAGCTCATCCATGGCGGCCTGCGCTATCTCGAATATTACGAGTTCAGGCTGGTGCGCGAGGCGCTGATCGAGCGGGAAGTGCTGCTGAGGGCCGCGCCGCACATCATCTGGCCCCTGCGCTTCGTGCTGCCACACCACAAGGGGCTGCGGCCCGCCTGGCTGATCCGGCTCGGCCTGTTCCTCTATGACCATCTCGGCGGGCGGAAATTGCTGCCGCCCAGCCGCAGCCTCGATCTGCGCACCGATGTGGCGGGGCGACCGCTGAAGCCGGACTTCGTGAAAGCCATGGAATATTCGGATTGCTGGGTGGACGACGCCCGGCTGGTGGCGCTCACCGCCATGGATGCGAAAGCGCGGGGCGCGGACATCCGAACCCGAAGCGAACTGGTGGCGGCGAGGAGGGGTGCCGAGAGCTGGACACTCACGCTGCGCGACGCCGGACCGGGGGCCGCCGAGCGCATCGAGGCACGGGTGCTGGTCAATGCGGCAGGGCCTTGGGTCTCCCGCATTCTGTCGGACCAGATCGGACAAACCGGCCACTCCCATGTGCGGCTCGTGAAAGGCAGCCACATCGTGGTGCGCAAGCTGTTCGACCACGACCGCGCCTATATCTTCCAGAACGCCGATAACAGGATCGTCTTCGCCATTCCCTATGAGCATGACTTCACGCTCATCGGCACGACGGATGTGGATTATGTCGGCGATCCCGGAACGCCGACGATCACGCCAGAGGAGATCGACTATCTCTGCACTTTGGCAAATGATTATTTCGTCCGGCCGATCTCAGCTGAGGACGTGGTGCGGACATATTCCGGCGTCCGGCCGCTCTATGACGACGGCGCCAGCGACGCCCAGGCGGCGACCCGAGACTACGTGCTGGAGCTCGATGACGCGCAGGGCCAAGCGCCGCTGCTGACGGTCTATGGGGGCAAGATCACCACGTTCCGGCGGCTGTCGGAGCATGCGCTGGAGAAGCTCGAGCCCTGCTTTCCCGGGCTGCCTGCGCCTTGGACCCATGAAGCGCCGCTGCCCGGCGGGGATTTTCCCGTGGATGGCTATGACGCCCTGGTGGCGAGGCTCATCGAGAACTGTCCCAGCTGCCCTGCGAAACTGGCGCAGCGGCTGGTGCGGGCCTATGGGACGCGGGCCGCGCGCATGCTCGAGGGGGTGCGGACGGAGGCCGATTGGGGCCGTCGCTTCGGAGCGGACCTGACGGAGCGCGAAGTGCGCTATCTCATGGATAATGAATGGGCCCAGACGGCGGAGGATGTCGTCTGGCGGCGATCCAAGCTCGGATATCGCATGAGTGCCGCCGAGATCGAGGCGCTGGATGCGTGGATGCGCATCGCCCGCGGCTTGGAGCCGGCGCAGGCGCAGGCGGCGAAAGTGGGGGCGGAGACGTGA
- a CDS encoding ABC transporter ATP-binding protein, with the protein MTLELRSVSKTVGGETHLADISLVLQRGTFNILLGPTLSGKTSLLRLMAGLDRPDTGRVIFDGEDVTGVAVRRRSVAMVYQQFINYPNMTVYENIASPLRVAGVGQAELDARVRRTADVMKLGPYLERRPLELSGGQQQRTALARALVKSAQLVLLDEPLANLDYKLREEMREELPRIFAESNAIVVYATTEPTEALLLGGQTATLHQGRITQFGPTLSVYRTPRDLVTAQTFSDPPLNLLMMDKRGDRLVHAEGLTIPATGQMAGLPDGPYTLGFRPNHLLLEKPLHATISLPAKVAITEITGSESFVHTDFGGLRWVALAHGIREFSIGQTIEMFLDPRDFFVFTTDGALAAAPDLKSAA; encoded by the coding sequence GTGACCCTCGAATTGCGCAGTGTCAGCAAGACCGTCGGCGGGGAGACGCACCTCGCCGACATCTCGCTCGTGTTGCAACGGGGCACCTTCAACATCCTGCTGGGGCCGACGCTGTCGGGCAAGACCAGCCTTCTCAGGCTGATGGCGGGGCTCGACAGGCCGGACACGGGCCGGGTGATCTTCGACGGCGAGGACGTGACCGGCGTGGCGGTGCGCCGCCGTTCGGTGGCGATGGTCTACCAGCAGTTCATCAATTACCCGAACATGACCGTCTATGAGAACATCGCCTCGCCGCTGCGCGTGGCGGGCGTGGGGCAGGCCGAGCTCGATGCCCGGGTGCGCCGAACCGCCGATGTCATGAAGCTCGGCCCCTATTTGGAGCGGCGGCCGCTGGAGCTGTCGGGCGGACAACAGCAGCGCACGGCGCTGGCGCGCGCGCTGGTGAAATCCGCCCAGCTCGTGCTGCTCGACGAGCCGCTGGCCAATCTCGACTACAAGCTGCGGGAGGAAATGCGCGAGGAGCTGCCGCGGATCTTCGCTGAAAGCAACGCCATCGTCGTCTATGCCACGACCGAGCCGACGGAGGCCCTGTTGCTGGGGGGGCAGACCGCCACGCTGCATCAGGGCCGGATCACGCAGTTCGGGCCGACGCTGTCGGTCTATCGCACCCCCAGAGACCTCGTCACCGCGCAGACCTTCTCGGATCCGCCGCTGAACCTGCTGATGATGGACAAGCGCGGCGACAGGCTGGTCCATGCCGAGGGGCTGACGATCCCTGCCACGGGGCAAATGGCGGGGCTGCCGGATGGGCCTTACACCCTCGGGTTCCGTCCGAACCATCTGCTGCTGGAGAAGCCGCTGCACGCGACGATCTCCCTCCCGGCGAAAGTGGCCATCACGGAGATCACGGGATCAGAGAGCTTCGTGCATACGGATTTCGGAGGCCTCCGCTGGGTCGCCCTGGCCCATGGCATCCGCGAGTTCAGCATCGGGCAGACGATCGAGATGTTCCTCGACCCGCGGGACTTCTTCGTCTTCACCACGGATGGCGCCCTGGCGGCCGCTCCCGACCTGAAATCGGCGGCATAG
- a CDS encoding ABC transporter ATP-binding protein — MARITLDHVAHSYLADPQGPQDFALKELNHVWENGGAYALLGPSGCGKTTLLNIISGLVVPSRGRVLFNQEDVTTLPTEARNIAQVFQFPVIYDTMTVAENLAFPLRNRGVARAQIDSRVAEIAAMLGLGPVLARRAKGLTADMKQKISLGRGLVRSDVNAILFDEPLTVIDPHLKWQLRSQLKQLHREFDFTMVYVTHDQTEALTFADTVVVMFEGAVVQIGTPEDLFDRPAHKFVGYFIGSPGMNFLPAQVSGTTARLAGGHEIALASAYADGDMGADGVEIGIRPEFIRIGAEARGLPVQVRRIDDIGRMKVARVEFEGTSLNVIAPEEAKIDGDQARIVLDPGHLHVYSGGHLVQGRAA; from the coding sequence ATGGCCCGCATCACTCTCGATCATGTCGCCCATTCCTATCTCGCCGATCCCCAGGGGCCGCAGGACTTCGCGTTGAAGGAGCTCAACCATGTTTGGGAGAATGGCGGCGCCTATGCGCTGCTGGGCCCGTCCGGCTGTGGCAAGACGACCCTGCTCAACATCATCTCCGGGCTGGTGGTGCCCAGCCGCGGGCGGGTCCTGTTCAATCAGGAGGATGTGACGACGCTGCCGACGGAGGCGCGCAACATCGCCCAGGTGTTCCAGTTCCCGGTGATCTACGACACGATGACGGTGGCGGAGAACCTCGCCTTCCCCTTGCGCAACCGGGGAGTGGCGCGGGCGCAGATCGACAGCCGGGTGGCGGAGATCGCGGCGATGCTGGGCCTGGGGCCCGTGCTGGCGCGGCGGGCCAAGGGGCTGACCGCCGACATGAAGCAGAAGATCTCGCTCGGGCGCGGCCTCGTCCGCTCCGACGTCAATGCGATCCTGTTCGACGAACCGCTGACGGTCATCGATCCGCATCTGAAGTGGCAGCTCCGCTCGCAGCTCAAGCAGCTGCATCGGGAGTTCGACTTCACCATGGTCTATGTAACCCATGACCAGACCGAGGCCTTGACCTTCGCCGACACGGTGGTCGTGATGTTCGAAGGGGCGGTAGTCCAAATCGGCACGCCGGAAGATCTCTTCGACCGGCCGGCGCATAAATTCGTAGGCTACTTCATCGGTTCGCCGGGCATGAACTTCCTGCCGGCGCAGGTCTCCGGCACCACGGCCAGGCTTGCCGGAGGCCATGAGATCGCGCTCGCCAGCGCCTATGCGGATGGCGACATGGGTGCAGACGGCGTCGAGATCGGCATTCGCCCGGAGTTCATCCGCATCGGTGCGGAGGCCCGGGGACTGCCCGTCCAGGTCCGCCGCATCGACGATATCGGACGCATGAAGGTGGCGCGGGTGGAGTTCGAAGGAACGAGCCTCAATGTGATCGCGCCGGAAGAGGCCAAGATCGATGGCGACCAGGCGCGGATCGTGCTGGATCCCGGTCACCTGCACGTCTATTCGGGCGGCCATCTGGTGCAGGGGAGGGCCGCCTGA
- a CDS encoding carbohydrate ABC transporter permease, which yields MDRTPNNFAWFMVLPMLLLVAFSAVIPLMTVVNYSVQDTFGNNEFFWAGTEWFEELLHSSRFHEALMRNLIFSAIVLAIEIPLGIAIALTMPRQGWAVPVCLVLMALPLLIPWNVVGTIWQIMGRGDIGLLGYFLNSVLGIDYNYTRDPIAAWTTIIVMDVWHWTSLVVLLCYAGLRSIPEAYYQAARIDGASRWAVFRYIQLPKMQRVLLIAVLLRFMDSFMIYTEPFVVTGGGPGNSTTFLSIDLVKMAIGQFDLGPAAAMSIVYFLIILLLSWVFYTVMTNVGEERPKGRAP from the coding sequence ATGGACAGGACGCCCAACAATTTCGCCTGGTTCATGGTCCTGCCGATGCTGCTGCTGGTGGCGTTCTCGGCCGTAATCCCGCTGATGACCGTGGTCAATTATTCGGTTCAGGACACGTTCGGGAACAACGAGTTCTTCTGGGCGGGCACGGAATGGTTCGAGGAGCTGCTGCATTCAAGCCGGTTTCACGAAGCCCTCATGCGCAATCTGATCTTCTCGGCCATCGTGCTGGCGATCGAGATCCCGCTGGGCATCGCCATCGCCCTCACCATGCCGCGACAGGGCTGGGCCGTGCCGGTCTGCCTCGTGCTGATGGCGCTGCCGCTGCTGATCCCGTGGAACGTGGTCGGCACGATCTGGCAGATCATGGGCCGCGGCGACATCGGCCTGCTCGGCTATTTCCTCAACAGCGTGCTGGGCATCGACTATAATTATACCCGCGACCCGATCGCGGCCTGGACGACCATCATCGTCATGGATGTGTGGCACTGGACGAGCCTCGTGGTCCTGCTCTGCTATGCCGGGCTGCGTTCCATCCCGGAGGCCTATTACCAGGCCGCACGGATCGACGGGGCCTCGCGCTGGGCGGTGTTCCGCTACATCCAGCTGCCGAAGATGCAGCGGGTGCTGCTGATCGCCGTGCTGCTGCGGTTCATGGACTCGTTCATGATCTATACGGAGCCCTTCGTGGTGACCGGCGGCGGGCCCGGCAATTCCACCACATTCCTGTCCATCGACCTGGTGAAGATGGCGATCGGGCAATTCGACCTGGGGCCGGCCGCGGCCATGTCGATCGTCTATTTCCTCATCATCCTGCTGCTCTCCTGGGTGTTCTATACCGTCATGACCAATGTGGGCGAGGAACGGCCGAAAGGACGTGCGCCATGA